Genomic DNA from Molothrus aeneus isolate 106 chromosome Z, BPBGC_Maene_1.0, whole genome shotgun sequence:
GCTCCAAATAAACCTGTTGTTCTGCTACTCACAGACTATTTACTACTACAAATTACATTCTTAACACTAGTCAATTTGCTAAGTAACACAGACATTGCCATAACTAACTAAAttgctgcaaaataaaaatgggcATACACTTTCTTCCATTTCACACCATAGTAATCAGGCTTAGATTATGAAGCAACACATCTACATTTTGGCAAAAAGGGAAagttgtaggaaaaaaaaatcacctttttcaGGGTATTGGAAGACTTCCTTTAATTCTAAAGAAAAGTTTCATTTTGCAATCAGTCCCTCAACACGTCTCGCTTCCAGAGGGAGGCATACTGTCAACACTCATTAATaaacctcttttctttttgacatATCATTATCTAATTATGCAAGGCACACATTTTTCTACATTCATGCTGTAGCATATATAAGGCATAAAAGAGAGAGTGACCAAAACCTGCTTACTCTTGCTTGAATCTTCTCATAAGCAGATTTGATCGAGTTAAAATCAGGGTCCAACAGGGAGCAAATGGTGCCCTTCAGCAGTCACACTGATGGCACTGTATCAAATCATGGTTCCTGCAGGGTACCAATTCCTCCTTCAAAAATGCGAGAATGTGTGGCTTGTATGAAAACTCGCAAGCAAATACTCCTGTGGTGTATCATGCAGGAAGTTGCAGCTGCACATGAGCTGAAAACCAGTGCTCTTCTAAAACCTGTCATATGATTCAATGGTAAGACTAGCAAAGTTTTGGGTCAAGCTACATGGATTACTTTACATTCCTGCTTTGCCTGTTTTAATTACATGTTTTGGAATCAAATTAACAAAGGCTGCCTTTGGGTAGGCACAGTCttagatgaaaacaaaaaagcatgCCATGTTATCAGATAACACAGGGAAAGCAGATATGATCATTATTTTGAATAACATCTTTCATCTACAGCTAGACACTGTAGAGGCCAAAAGTAATGACTGTCCCTAAGGGCCATGAGGCCACTGAGGGCCAAGTGGATCACAACTCTCAGGTAGCTGGCCAAATTGTGAGACTCTGGGATGAGTGATCAGtttctctttaaaagaaaagaactggAGATTTGATAGCAAAGACTCTTCACTGGAAAGCTGGTAACCGGATGAAAGAGTCCTGAAGGACAGCAGCCTGCACACAAATAAAATTCTGCACCTGGCAGGCAATAAGACCAAGATTACTTAGTTTCAATTTGCCATATCCACACCTACAGGCACAGGGCTGGTCAGAGCACATGCTCCATAGGGctgaacatgaaaaaaacaggACACAGAGACAAGAGTTTTGATCTTGTTTTTATCCACTTTTGCCTCTGAACATATCACAAAAATAGAACAAAGGAAACAtctgaaaacacacaaaaactcTCACTCATCTTAAATACTTAAGGAACAGAGATGTATTGAtacaaaaaggtattttaaactCAGTgctgttgttattattactaATATTCTATGCTATATTCATGTTTGAATTCCATTAAAATTGAGAAGTTATATACTCATATGTAAACATATACCATGCATGCAGGTATCTAGGCTGGTTTTGGTTGTCCCTGCAGCTTGTGAAGCAAACCTCTACTAAGCCTTACTGAGCTCAATGTTCTCAGCCAATGGTATGGGAAATGAATGTATcaattcagaaaaacaaagcaaacaaagcacAGCTTCTACAGTATGAATTGGTTTTAAAACTCACCATCTTTAGCTTCTGATCTATGCCCCAGtttaatctgaaaataaatatttcatgttaAGCAAGATTAAGATGGTGgggaatacatttttttaatgttgctcCTCTAAGACAGAATTAGTTTTAGAGTAACGAAGCACTTTACAGCTGGGTTAGTTTTAACTGGAGGTTATTTcccctttaaaaaataactatCTCTACAGcatttgtttttacaaaaaatagCAATGAGGGCACTAAAAAGAGACATAATGCAAGTATAAACTACTTTGTAGCCACAAAGATTTATTGCATCACTAAATGAGCTTCTCCTTAGGGAGAAATGAGAGCTAAGTAATTGACAGTTATCTTAGAGTGAGTCTAGTAAAATTAGCATAGGCTGTAAACTCAGGCAGACTCTAGGTCCTTTTGTCTCAATCATCTAATGACTTGAAATTTTAAGTCCAGAGTCCTACCATTGATATTTCCAGATGATAAAAGTtaagaaaatattctgataAAACAAAGAGTGCTCTCCACCACAGCCTCTACCAGCAGCAACCATATAAGACAAATATTGAAATGCTAAAGGAATTAGTGCATTAAACAAGATTGCTTACTATTGACACAATTCAAGCTGTTGAGTCTTCAAATAAAGAAACCACTGTAACATGCATTTTTCATCCCTTACAAAGAGCAGCTGAAGAcccatttttaatataaaaacttCCTGCAATTCCTTCAGATAGTAACAAGTGAAACACTTTATGACAATGTAAGCATTTTCATCATTGGTATGAAAACAAGCATGTTGGAGAGCCAAGATCATTTTTGTCATATTTAATCAAAAAACAATCATACTGGATAAGGGACATAACTGGAAAACTCTGAAGTCTAGTAAGGCCCTCTGACTACTACTCATTATTGTTTGTTGAAGTTGGCAGCaacacagtaaaaaataaaggacTGAGGGTACTCAAAAGAGACTTGAGGGCCCCAGGACAATTAATAAAAGGATATGGAGCACAAATAGTGATCCTTCTGGTATCAAGAAATAATACTGATAGGAATAGGAAGATCCATCAGGTTGCCATGTGGCTCTGAGGTTGGTGTCACAAGAAAAACTTTGGGTTCTTTGACAGTTAACTTTTGAACTCCTGTTCTACTGACACTTGATGGGTTGCACCTTTCTCAGAGTGGAAAAAGAGCTCTGGCACAGAAGCTAGCAGGGCTCATTGGCAGAGCTTTACACTGGCTtggaagggagaaaaggaaaacacccGGCTCACCAGTGATAATCAGTGGGACAGTGTGTCAAAACTTGAGGAAATGAACACTAATGGGCTACCTCGATCTGCTTCATGAGGTGTTGGCTACAAAGTACACACCTGAAATGTTTATCAATACATGAGGAGCAAACAAGAGGAGCTCAAAGCTTTGATTCAGTCCCACAGATTTGATATCATTGACTTAAATGAAACCTGGTGGGATCAGTCCTGAGACTGGAGTGCCCTGTTGggcagctgcaggctcctcAGGAGATGCATACAGGACAAAAGAGGCAGAGGGGTGGCATCATATGTAATGGAAGGGCTGGAATGTACCAAGCTTACAGCTGGCAATGGTGCAGTTGAGAGCCTCTGCGTAGGAAACAAGGGACAAATAATGTGGATGTCATTGTGGGAGTTTGCTACACACCTCCCAGCCAGGATGATGAAGTTGATGGATTATGCTTTGAGGAACTAAGGGATGCTTCCAAATCAACTGCCCTTGCTCTTATGGGGGACTTCAACTTGCCAGAAAGCAACTGGAAGCATCACACAACAGATACAGCCTGGGACAGAAGATTCCTGAAAACCTGGACAACTTTGTGGAAAAGGTCCTACGGGAGCCAACTCAAAAAGATGCCTTCTTGGATCTGCTGCTTGTCAACAGAGAGAATCTCATGAGCAAAGTGGAAACTGAGGCCATCCTGGCCACAGCAATCATGAAGCCATTGAGTTTAAAATCTCTGTTAACAGTAGGAAAGTGCCAGCAAAACTTCAACCCTGGACATGAGGAGAGCAGACTTCAGGCTACTCAGGGAATTGGTAAGTAAAGTCCcctggaaaaacatttttgcagGTGCTGGGTCCATCAGTGCTGGCTACTTTTTAAGCATCACCTCCTAAGGGCACTGGAGCATGTAATTCCCAAATGTCACAAGTCAAGCAGATGAGGCAGAAGGACAACTTGGCTGAACAGGGATGTCCTCTTGAATATAAGGTAAAGAAGGAAGGCATATGCTCAATGGAAGCAGGGTCAGGTGACATGGAAAGAATATAGAGAGGCTGCTTCACACTTATTATTAGAAAGGGAATCAACATGTGATGATGGCCAACCTCAACGGACAAAGCTGCAAGAAACAAGGCTCTGCTAATTCAATTATTCAGGAAACATTTGTCTAAAAATGACAAGACTTGAGGTAACAGCGCAAAGCTGATTCAGGGGAGTTTAGGATGGATACTAGGATAAGATTCCTCATCCAGAGGGGCTCGGCACTGGAACAAGCCTCCCAGGGAAGCAGCCATGGCACCAAGTGGTGTTTCGACAACTgcctcaggcacatggtgtgattcttgcaTTGTCCCGCACAGCGAtgagagctggacttgatgatgttgacgggtcccttccaactcagcaagttctatgattctataaattTTAAGGAACTTTATAAAGGATAACATTCTGGAATGAAGGAAATTGTACACTGCCACAGAAacgatttaaaataaaacaaaaaactatCAAGGTACAGTAAAGTCTGCAGTTTAGTAATGTgtgtgttggtttgtttgtttgttgaaTGAACCTAACAAATAACTAGAAATTCAATTCACAGACCATGCAACCCTTCAGAAACTCAGAAACACAGCAAAGACACTCCCTCTTCTGGGGTGGGTGGGCATTACAGACAGGTTAACCAGATCATTTAAACAAACTTctctataaataaaaatgcGTATCATGCCATTTCCCATCAAGTTggttaaaaaaccaaaagtcGTTAGGTAGGTCAAGAGTAACCAGACACTTTGTGACACGCTGAGAAGACATTCTGACACTTACCTTCTTAATAGCAACGATTCGGTTGTTCGTCTTGTCCTTGGCTTTAAAAACGGTGGCGAactggggacagagagagatGCTGCCGTGAGCAGGGCCTGACAGACTGCGCGAGGGAGAGGCCGCCGAGCCCTCCTCGTGCGCGGGGTGGGCACCGCCCCGTGCCCCCCGCGTCTCCCTCCCGCCGCGGGCGGGCAGCGACACAGGCCGGGCCCAACTGGGCTGCCGCAGCCTCAGGGCCGAGGGCGGCCCCCGCCGCGGTCGCTCACCTGCCCTTCCCCAAGGAAGTCGAGCTTCTCGTAGCGCTTGGCGCGGGCCCGCGCATCCATGGCCGGCGCGCTGTGCGGCGGGATgtgcggcgggagcggcggcggggatgcccggagcggcggcggcgctgctcGGCGCTTTaaccccgcggccccgccgcttccgccccggcccggcccggcccctgcGCGCGCAGCGGCCCTCGGCGAGGCGCAGGCGCCGTTCCCTGACGGATCGGCCCCGGCTCGGGTGCGCGGCGGAGTCCGCGCTGAGGCTGTGTTCTGCAGCGGGCAGCAGTTCGTCCCAGAGGCTGCTTCTGTTTTCATCCTGATCTCACGTCTGACATTCAGGGacatttctgtaatttctgtgCTTAGAGAGatagttttttaattaaaaaaattattattctatAGAAAGGGTGCTCTCAGGCACTTTGTTAGGTTCTAGTGGAAATTCTTAATTGTACTTCTATAGTTTCTTCATTATGAATAATTACCTACAATATAGTACTTAAAACTACCGTCAATACCATCAATACTACTACTGTAAGAGTAGTACAGTATTTCTCATACAGGAGAAATTCTcacttgaaaattaatttccctaCATGCCCAAGCTTTGCTATTGTTTACTAGATTAGTCTGTAAGACCAACAGAGTTGTGTAACTATGAAGAATAGCCAACATGTCAGAGAGCACTTCAGCgtcttttttcctgcctgtaaAATCATTCTCAGTGACACATCCAGGTGAAACAGTCTTAACCTCAATCCCTGGAAAAGTGGTGGTGTGCCTCATCCTGGAGGCCATCTCTCCCTATGTGGATGACAAGAAGGTGATCAGGAATACCAACACGGCTTCACTAGAAGTAAATCTTGACCAACCTGATTGCCTTCTACAAGGAAATAACTACCTGCATGGGTAAGGGGAGGGCTGTGGATATTGACTACTTCATGTCAGTAGGGATTTCAATGCTGTCTATTAACATCCTCATAGACAAACTCAGGAATGTGGGCTGGATGAGTGGGCAGTGAGGTGGATCAAGGACTGGCTGAACAACAGATTCAGAGGGTTACAATCAGTGTCACAGGGTCTAGTTGGAGGCCTGTCCCTAGTGGTGTCCCTCTAGTGTCACCCCTAGTGATGTTCAATGCTGTACTGTTCAATTTATTCATCCATGACTTGGATGAAGGGGCAGATGCCTCCTCAGCAAATTCACGAAGGACACAAAGCTGGGCAGAGTGGCTGATACCCCGgagtgctgtgcagcccttctGAAGGACATCAGCAGGTTGGAAAGGTGGACAAAGAACCATCTGAAATTCAGCAAGGGcaagtgcagggtcctgcacctggggaggaacaaccccaggcaccagcacaggctggggctgctctgctggggagcagctctgtggagaaggacctgggggtcgTGGTGGACAAAAAGCTTGCATGAGCCAGAGTGtgtcctggtggccaagaaTGGCAATGGTATCCTGGGGGCATTgggaagagcattgccagcaggtggagggaggtgatcctgcccctggtactcagccctggtgaggcctcacctgagtgctgtgtccagttctgggctcctcaggacaacagagacatggagctcctggagtgggtCCAGCAAAGGGCAAAAAATTTTATTagggggctggagcatctctcttgtGAGGAAAGACAGGGAGAGCTGAGGCTGTTCAGCCTCAAGGAAATAGAACTGAGAGGAGACCTCATCAATGTTTATCAGTACTTGAAGGGAAATTGCCAAGATGGACCAGGCTCTTCCTAGTGGTGCCAAGCAGTAGagcaagaggcaatgggcagaaactggaAGTTCTGCCtggacatgaggaagaacttctttactgtgcagaTGACcatgcactggaacagattgctcagagagggtgtggagtctctccctcactggaaatattcaagcaccttctggacacaatcctgtgccatgtgctctgggatgaccctgcttaaGCAGGAAGGTCAATAAAAATGACCCACTGCggttccttccaacctgatCCATTCTGTGACTTTGTGATCTCAAccagtggaaaaataaaatgactCTGTTAGATTGTTGACTTTTCAAATGgctaattagaaaaatattttaatggtgCAGACATCATATATATTCAATTGCTATTAGCCATCAACATAAAATCCTTCTCAGTCACAAACAAATCAGTATCTTGTGTGTTGTGTCAATCTTCTCACCCATCATATGGGATTTTATTAAAGCTATTAGTatacaataatttttattattaaggCATTTTAATTTAACGCCTTTATTGTGAATATAATACCTCATTCTTCAACAGTAGCCAAGAAACTATCTTTACATTTATTCTGGACCTCCACGCTGTAAAAGAAAAGCATACAGTTAAATATATTCCACTAATAGAACTTAAAACTGAGATCAAATTATCTTTTACACTGTGATAGACTAAGAGACACAGTTCtagttttaatttctgatttaaaTATTGACCTGTATAAGAACAGATAGCGTGGATATCAGCATCCACCAGTCATGGCTACATTTTTTTCAAGGGAAAGtacaaaaaaatcaacacatGCTACCTACAGTTACAGCTGCTTCCATGGCTCTTTCTCTGAAGAAACCTGACTCTTAAGCTGCAAAAGGTCTGACAAACACAATGCTAACAGACacaagttttaaaataactttcacTGCCTACATTCCGAAGTGCAAAGTAAAAACAAAGCCAAGCAGAGTCATTACAATCTTAATGAGAAATCAGAAAGGCATTCAGTTAATTATTTTcccaacaaaattattttacaacTTACCTCACTGCTAAACAAACATGCAAAAAGTCAAAAAGTGTATTACTGTGGGAAATAACTGATTTTACTTCTACTGTATAGATGCAGCCTACTTGCATACATGAAGATTTCTAGATTTCCTCTACTAACATGGCTATGCTATTTATGTCCTTACCGTTTAACAAAACTTTGCAAGCatcttttaatttcaaactCACCATCACCTCACAAATTCTTCAAATTTTGTGCATTCTCCCTTTTCAACCATCAGTTTTTACAACTGAGAATTGTTGCAGAATAGAAGCAGgtttttcttgccttttatGTACAATGCCATATTTACAAGTATTGCAGAAAATACTTGTATCAAGTTTAATAAAATGTTTCCACTACTAGAAATACAAGAGTTAATTTACTAATAAATAACTTATAAAACTaatttgagaaatattttgtaCTTTGATCACCTGGTAATAGCCTTTTAGGGTCTAAGAACTTCTGTGATCCTGCTCAGCAAAGTCAAATTACACATTAAACAGCTGTTATAAAATAGGTAGTGGTGCCAATTAATGCAGGCTATGACTATCACCAGCTTACCTGCATATCTGTTCTAAGTCCAAATCTCTCTACTCAGTGGTACCACAAGCTACTATGCAGTGAGATTTGGTACCTTCTGTATTAAGAATTGGTACATTGGGTACTGCATATGAAAACCATGGAAGCCCAGGGCACACTCTTATAAAGAATTACTATATAATATCATACCAGAAGATGTagaaattaaagaagaaaacttACTTGAATATACTCAATCTCTTCATCTGACATTTGTTTCCTTCTGTATTTCTGAGGTAAACTTCTTGTTAATTCAGAAGTGTCTGGTGTGCCTTGTACTCTACTAACaggtgaaatattttgaaaggcCGATGATGTGCCTCCTACAGATTCCTGTGCTTTTGAAGCAAGGAGAGATGGCATACTTGCTTGTAGAGACTCCTGTACTGAAACCCAGATTTCAAAAcaatttacagaaatattacTAGACTGTAAAATTAATAAGCAGCCAATAAAATGTACCATTGCCTGAAAATCTTATTCACTACAACAAACACCTAAAAGAATTTATCACTCTACTTCTCACAACctgtttttattgttgttaaATGTATCAAGTGCAGACTCTAAAAATGCTGACAGTAGTATGAATGGCAGAAACGCTGATGtggaaatgaaagatttatCAACATACACCCTAACAATGGCTTTTCACTGGGAAGCTGTACTTGGAAAAAAAGCATAAAGTTATGTAAATGTTTGTGTGTGGGCAATTATGTAGAAGATAATTGAGATGATGCTTTTCGTTTACTGCAACTGAAAAGACAGATAAGTGAAAAAGATCTAGAGGCTTACAGAAAGATAAAGCTCACAGCCACAACAGGCCGCAACATGCAATGCAGTGCTGCACCCATTTTTAATATTACAAAATGGCATCCTATCACATTTTGTTAATGATGTGCAGAATGACCACCAAGTATCAGGCATCAGCAATCAATGTTAATGAAATGTAAAGACTGAGGAGTGCGTGAAATTCTTCACAGGTGAGGATCAGGAGCTAAGCTTCAGGAATTCATATCAGAAAAGTTGCCTTGATTGTGCAGATAGAAGAGATGACAAAAGGGCAACGTCACAGTCAGTGTTCCAAACCTTAGGTCTGTCCCACCATAGCTGATTTTACAATGGAAATATGCAATTGTCCCACTAGGCAGGACAGAGATCATAGCAATATGTTCATTTCAGGACTCAGTCCTATATATGGGATAGGATCCATCCCAGGTGATGAGGGAACTGGCAGATGAGCTTGCAAAGCTGCTCTCAATCATTTACCAgtagtcctggctcactggtgaggttccagaGGACTGGAAGCTGGCCGGTGTGATGCCCATTCATAAAAAGGGTGAATGAGGAAGGAGGATCCTGGCAATTATAGGCCAGTTAGCCAGATTGTACCAGGTAAGGTTATGGAACAGTTTATACTGAGTGTCAGCACACAGCACTCACAGGATGGCCAGAGtgtcagacccagccagcatgggtttaggaagGGTAGGTTGTGTTTGACCAACCTGAactccttttatgaccaggtgactgcctggtggatgcaggaaaggctgtggatgttgcgtacctggacttcagcaaggccttggcactgtctcccacagcacactcctggaaaagctgcagcccacggcttggacaggagcactctgtgctgggttaggaactggctggatggccgggcccagagggtggtggtgaatggtgctgcatccagctgggggctgctcactggggtgtccctcaggggtctgggCTGGGGCCAGTCCTCTTcaatatctttattgatgacatggatgaggggattgaggcTTTCATTAgtgaatttgcagatgacactgaGGTGGGATCATGTGTTGATCTATTGGAAGGttggagggctctgcagagagacctggaatgATTGAatggatgggcagaatccaaCAGGATGAAGTTTTAACAAGTCCAAATGcccagtcctgcattttggccacaataacccccagTAACGttacaggctggggatggtgtggctggacagtgcccaggcagaaagggacctgggggtactgCTCAACAgccggctgaacatgagccagcagtgtgccctggtggccatacaggccagtggcatcctgggctgtgtcaggaacagtgtggccagcaggagcagggaggtcacccttccctgtactcggcactggtgaggcagcaccctgagtgctgtgtccagttctggcccctcagtttgggaaggaccttgagaCACctgagcaggtccagaggaggcaacaaggctggtgaggggcttggaacacaaatcctgtgaggaacgactgagggagctgagggtgtttagcctggagaaaaggagactcaggggtgaccttatcactctctgcaactccctgaaaggtggttgCAGTCAGGTGGAGGTTAGTCTCTTTGTCCAGGCAAAATCTGACAGAatcagaggacacagtcttaagctgcaTCAAgagaaatacaggttggatatcaggaaaaagtttttcacttaaggagtgataaagtactggagtggtctgcctggggaggtggtgcagtcaccatccctggatgtgttgaAGAAAAGACTGGAGTTGGCACTCGCTGCCATCATTTAGCTGAGGTGtcagggcatgggttggactcgatgatcttggagTTCTCTTCCAACCTTCTAGTCATTCTGTGATACGAGACCTGACAAAGCTGAATGCTTCCACAGAAGTCCTTCCCAATGCTCCAGAAAATTGAGCAAGACAAGTGCAACATCTAACAGCTGGACAGAAGCTCTATATAACTATAAAATAAGCAGCATGAAAACGGCATGTACAAAAGCATATGAGCAGCTACAACAGCACAGTTTTCACTGCCTTTGCCCTTCCTGGCTCCAGCAAGACCAATGACCACAAAGGAGAGAGAGCCAGTTTTAGCCTTAATGAGTCTGCTGCAGTTGCAGGATTGGGACAAACAATCAAACACCTGCAGCACTGATGCAGTTGCAGGATTGGGACAAACAATCAAACACCTGCAGCACTGTGATGAAACTACCATTGAGAGGCATTAAGAAGCTCTCAGTCATAAGACTGGGTCTGAAAGTCCCAAGGTGTCAGAAATAATGGAGGATCCCAAATAGAGCGAGGCAGAAGTGAGCCCATCAGGAACAGCGTATTTATTGTGAACAGGGGGCaaagtatttttgtttcaaaaaataATACACCttacatacaaaaaaaaaaaaagagagaaagaaaagggggggaaaaggcaagaaaaaaaggaaaaaaaaaagcagtttctcCAAGTTTGTTTCACTGACCACAAAAGTCTAGAGATTTGTCAAGGATTTTCCTGTACTGAATGTTTCAGTCTGAAGTGTAGTTGGAGTAGACTCATTAGTGAATTAAAAACATGAGAACTGCAGTAATCAGAAATTTTACTGTAATAGAACTGCTTTATTTCTATTACAGTGTCTACTACAtctctcccttccctgtttGAGACCATAATGTTGCAGCATTAATAGGCCCACTGGAATTTGGCTGGCCTTTCACATCCCTAGTTGCTCTGAGGAGCCATTAAGTGATGTAGGAGCAACAATCTGGTACAATTAAATGC
This window encodes:
- the KGD4 gene encoding alpha-ketoglutarate dehydrogenase component 4, producing MGSKMAAATRAVQVVKPHTPLIKFPDRKSGPRPKIQESLQASMPSLLASKAQESVGGTSSAFQNISPVSRVQGTPDTSELTRSLPQKYRRKQMSDEEIEYIQRGGPE